In a single window of the Paramisgurnus dabryanus chromosome 23, PD_genome_1.1, whole genome shotgun sequence genome:
- the uqcc6 gene encoding ubiquinol-cytochrome-c reductase complex assembly factor 6: MPAGVSWPRYLRMLGASVLSMFAGAQVVHQYYRPDLTIPNVPPKPGELRTELLGLKARQTNSEE; this comes from the exons ATGCCAGCAGGTGTATCCTGGCCCAGATATCTAAGGATGTTGGGTGCTAGCGTCCTGTCAATGTTTGCTGGAGCACAGGTTGTTCATCAGTATTACCGTCCTGATTTG ACCATACCAAACGTCCCACCAAAACCTGGAGAACTGAGAACAGAACTTCTTGGCTTGAAAGCAAGACAGACAAACTCAGAAGAATAA